GCTGATGATGACATTGGTCACGACATATCAGACCTATTTAACCTTTTGACTGGATTTAACCTTTTTACCACAGACCACAGCTATCGAGCTGCGGTCTATCCTACGTTCCGACGCATTATGGCGGCACCTGTAGACTTACGCGATAAGGTTATCGACATGGTCGATCGGGAGATCGAGAATGTCCGTCAGGGCGGCAAGGGCTTCATTATGATCAAGGCTAATGCCTTGGTGGATAAGGCTGTCATCGATAAGTTCTATGAAGCTTCCCAAGCTGGCGTTTCCATCCGTCTACTCATTCGCGGTATCTGTTGCCTAAAGCCTGGCCATCCTGGGTTAAGCGAATCCATCGAAGTCCGCTCAGTCGTGGACCGCTTCCTGGAACATAGCCGGATCTACTACTTCCACAATAATGGTGAGAATGACACCTTTCTTAGCTCTGCCGATTTGATGCCACGCAATATGGATCGCAGAATCGAGATCATGTTCCCCATTCTCAATGACTTAGCAAAAGCTCGTATCATCAACGAAGTTCTTGAGGTCTATTGGCAGGACAATACCAAGGCTCGGCGGCTCTTGCCCGATGGCAACTATGAGTTTGTTCCCCTTGAGAAAAGTGCAAAAAAAGTCCATTCTCAGCAGAAGCTGATCGAGCTGGCCCGAGAACAAGGACTCAAGTCCCTCCCTTATGAGAAAGCTATCTGGCACAACACCAAAGGTCGCGGCCGCCCGATTGCGAAACGAGAATCAAAATCGGTACTTAAGCTAAAGGGAAAACGACATAAAAACGATAGCAAAGAGCATAAGTCCTAGTCAGTATCCGGCCATTGCGGCCATCGATATGGGCACTAACTCCTTTCACCTTCTCGTGGCTCGGGCCGACCAAAAAGGCTATCTTCACGTGCTGGATGCTCACAAAGAGTCTGTCCGGCTTGGTGAGGCATTGAGTGAACACGGAGCCTTGCCGAAAGCCAAGCTCGATGAAGCGGTGGCAGCTCTCAAAAGAATGAAAGACATCGCCAACAAACACCAGCCTGTATTTCGTGTCATGGCGACCCAGGCGACGCGTGCTGCCAAAAATTACCAGGAGATTCTTGAAAGAATCGATCGAGACGTCGGTCTTAAAGTAGAAATCATCGATGGCCTAGAAGAAGCCCGCCTTACCTATCTGGGGATGCAGTACTGCCACGAGTCCACGTCAGACGTCACCTTAGGGCTCGATATCGGCGGTGGCTCAACCGAGGTTGTCATCGGCAAGGGTGAGAGGATCCTGTTTATGACCTCTCTCAAGCTTGGAGCCTTGACGAGCACCAAACGCTTTTTTCAAATGAAAGATCCCAGCCCAGCGCAGATCAAGAACCTAAAAGACTACATCCTGACACGACTTGCACCTTTAGGACAGGACGCCAAGACCTATAAGATCACCCGTGCCTTCGCCACATCTGGAACGGCCAAAGCAATTGGTCGCCTTCATCATTTAGAGACACAAGGCGAAGCACTTGATCAAGCCAATGGCTACAAGTTTCTATCTGAAGAGCTAGGTGCTGTAGAGCAGCGCCTATGTGATCTCGCCAGCCCCACTGAAATTAAGTCCTACTACGAGATAGATTCCCGTCGGGCCGAAATAATTTTGGCTGGAACCTTGATATTTTCTAAGGTAACAGAGATCTTCGGCGTTCCTGACTGGACAGTGTCCACCTATGGCATCCGCGAAGGGATAATACTAGACACATACGGCCGCCTAAACATTCAGCTCAATGCCGAATCGGCCAACCAGCAATGGAAAAGCATGGAGAGCTTCGCTCAACGTTTACATTTAGACCTCGATTTTGCCAACCAGCTTAGAGGTTTTTCCCTTGAGATTTTTGATCAGTGCCTTGCCGCATTTCCCAAATCTCAACTACCTAGCAAGATCGTCCAATATCGGCCACTTCTCGAAGCAGCTGCGTATCTTAACGAGTCAGGCAAGTTTATAAATTTTGTTTCTTACCACAAGCACAGCTACTACTTGATTTCTCAGGCCAACCTTTTAGGTTTTTCTCAGGAAGAAAAGCATGTGGTAGCCTTAATCAATCGCTTTGCTCGTAAGAAGATGGCCAGTGAGCAAAAGGCTGACGAATACCCTTACCTCAAGGGTAAGATCGATATTGTTAATTTTCTCAGCGCATGCATTCGCGTCGCGAAAGGCATCAACCGCAGCCGATCCCACAAGATCACCGAAACCAAGATTAACTGGGCCAAGGGCAAGGCTTCTCTGGAACTCGGCTACAAAAAAGGCAGCAACGTGGATGCCGAAATTCAGGCACTACGTAAAGAAGAAAAATCGATTGCCCGTGGGTGGGGTGTTGATGTTGAGCTAAAGTTTAGCCCGAGAAAGGCTCCCAAGGCTTGAAGAAAAATAATCTCACCTATAAGCACTTTATCGAGGCCCTCAAGGAAGCGTCGAAAGCCGATAGCCCTAAGTTATTGGCAGTTCATGGGCCCTCAAACTACCTTAAGATTAAGGTAGAGGAATGGTTCACCAAACAAGCCGCAGGACGACCAGTAGAGAAACGTGGTTTTGATGGCCTAATAAAGGCTGACTACGAAGACATGCTATTTCAGGACTCCATCTTCGACCCAGAGTCATACTATGTCGTTCGCGATGTAGACAAGAAAGGGGAGCTAACGCAGGCCCTAAGGGGAACAAAAAGCCAAGATAGTATTCGTAACCATGTACTTCTGCTAGCTAAAGGGAAGTCGTTCAATCCTAGCCTTAATAAGGAGCTCCAGCGACTGCAAGTAAAGACAATCCCGTGCTTTGAGCCAAACCCTTATGAGATGTCGACGTTTACCGTTTCATTGGCGAAAAAGTTTCAGCTTAAAATCGCTCCCCCTACCGCCAAGCTTGTTATCGATGCCGTGGGCACCGACCTTTTCAAGCTAGAGAATGAGCTGCGTAAACTGAGCCTTATTTTTGCAGAAGAACCGGGGGAAATATCAGTCGATCATCTCAAGCCCTATTTGGAAGTTCTTCGCGAGGAACACGCCTTTAAAATTGATCAGTGCATCATGAGTGGTCACGCCGCTCAAGGCCAAGCTCTGCTTCACAACCTTCTAAAACGTGGCGAAAGTCATTTGGCTATTCTAGGGATTCTCACGCATCACTGTCGCAAGGCCCTGCTAATCAAGCAACTCGCAAAGGAGGGCAAGCAAGTTAAGGAAATGAGCCAAGCACTAGGCTTACCTTTTGGGGTTGTCAAAAACTTCATCCCCTACGCAAGGCGATCTTCGGCAGCCAAATTTAAGTCTGCTTTATTCCAGTGCCAAGAAGCTGATATGATATTCAAGTCATCGCGTATCCAAAGCGAGCTTATTTTAAGCGATATCTTGGCCACCCTAGCCCAGGACTAAACTTGCTTAGAGGCTATTTTAATAGACTAAGGTCGAGGCTTGGCAAAGCAAATAGAGACAAAGAGCTTGGGCTTTGCAAACAAGTTCTCAAGTATCTTCTTATATATTGCCTAACCAGTCCTTGCCTAGGCCTCAGCCTGGCAAGGCCGCTAAGGATGAAGCCATACCAAGAAACCTTGGTAGCTCGTGATGCTCCACTGGCACACGTGCAGTGGGATGAGCAGAACAACAATTTACTGTTTCAAGGCAAAGAATTTCTTTGGCGATGGAACCTAACATCCATGAAGTTGCAACGTTTGCCATTACCTCGATCTGAGGGAAATCGATACTCCGCGATGATCGGCCACACTCTCTGGCTCGGCCAGGGCTTGCTGCTACTGGAAATCGATGGTTTGTCCATGGCAAGCAAGAGCTACTCTATGGAAAAATTTGGTTCCATCAAAGGACTCGATGTAATCGATGAGAAACTCCAAATTGCGACGGAGCAGAAGGTGCTCACCCTAAGCCCTCGGTCACGGCAAATCAAGGTCCTGGACAGCATCCAAATCAGCAGTCCGGCTATCTTTTTCGCTGGACAGATTTGGTCTTTCTACAATGGTCTTAAGCGCTACGATACTGAAGACGGATGGCTCAATGTCCTTCCTTGCCCGGGGAACCAACAACCCCCTCATATCAGTCGCGACAGCCTCTTGACTTACTGCAATGATAAAGTTTATCGATTTGATGCAACGGGTAAACTCTTACAGGTTCTTGCTAACCGCTCCCCCCACCTTGTGCATGCTTGGGCTGCCAATACTCGATTCCATTCCTATATGTTCGAAAATGGCACCCTTGAGGTATATGACTTACAAGAGAAGCAACAGGCTAGCTACAGGCTCACGACAGCTTTAGATTCACTCTTAGTGAGTCCATCCGTGATTGTGGGTATCACAAAAAACTTTCCCGTTGTGTACCCTAGGAAAGAAGCCAGCTATCGTCATCAGTTTCACTAGGCATTGCTAGCTCTTGCGTGGGAATCCGATACTCTTCCTCAGCCCAAGCCGCAGTATCCATAGTTTGACAACGCTTGGAGCAAAAGGGGCGGAATAGATTTTCAGGGCTATAAATAGTCATATTCTTGCAGCATGGACATTTAATATTCATTGTTCTCCCAGTGATCGTAGCCTTTCAGGCCAAAGAATTCGCGGTAGCTTGGGAGCCTTCCCCTGATCCACTATATCTGCCAGAGATCGCCCTGCTGCGAAGCCAAGGGCTAGACCTTGGCCCATGAAGCCTGTCGCGAGCAGGCTTCTCTGCCTGCCGAAAATTGGGCCTATCAATGGCAATTCGTCGCATGGCCGGCAACCTAGCATCTCTTGATCGTGTATTTTTTGCAGATTTTCGACACCTAACGTGCTCTGTGCCTGCTTCGTCAACTCGCTCGCGACTGCCTCTGAATAGCTAGCTTCCAAGTCGCCAATCCCTGCATTTTTCCTGAGGAATCGTGCCCCAGAAATTCTGATTCGGCAGCCGTCAAGCAAGCATAGCTGGAAGTGCTTGTACTTCCAAAACAGAGTCGATCCTGGTTCAATCTCAGAGATTTCGCAAGGGCTTTGCAGTTCCTGCCACTGATCCGCATATGGCACCAAGGCTCCTTCTGGCAAACCCAGCAAGCCTTGATTGGCAAGGTGTGCGCCACCAATAACCATTTCAGCCGAGAGTTCACCTTCATCTGTTTCGAGGTAGATAGCGTCACTTCTCTCCTCGACTAGGGTGACATGCCTTACCAATCTTGTCACACTTTCAAGGAGGGCTTGCAAAAGCCCCGTTTGATTCAAGATCATACTAGCCTTTGGAATCCTAAGACTGTAACGCCCACCAAAGCGGCTATCGATCAGACTGGCTTTGGTCCCTGGATAGACCTTCTCCATAACCTGACACACCTTCTCAAGCTCTTGTTGCTCATACGGATCCGTTGACAGAAACAGCAGGTCACCCTTAGCTTCTACAAAACCTTTTGGCCTACAGAACTGCTCCAACTCTTGAAATCCCCTAGCCACAAATCCCAAGAGTTCCTCAGCTACAGGCTGTCCCCGAGCATGTTCGACCCGTGTAATCAAGTCAGCCATATCTGCCTGGACAGCCCCCATGCATCTCCTTGTTGCTGAGTCTTCTTGGGATAGGACTAGGACGCGATATCCCTTTTGTGATAAGAAGTAAGACGTAGAGGCTCCAACAATGCCTCCACCAATAACAATTACGTCATAATGATCCATTTACTCTCCAAGTTCTTCTTGGCAGTCAAAAGATGGTCGCCTATAAGTTAGGACTTATTCGATGGACCATCCATGGAAAATTTGACGAGGTTTTCTTAGGCAACTCCCTGTAAAAGGCAGCAAAGCAAGTAGACCATGATATCC
This region of Pseudobacteriovorax antillogorgiicola genomic DNA includes:
- a CDS encoding Ppx/GppA phosphatase family protein, with the protein product MGTNSFHLLVARADQKGYLHVLDAHKESVRLGEALSEHGALPKAKLDEAVAALKRMKDIANKHQPVFRVMATQATRAAKNYQEILERIDRDVGLKVEIIDGLEEARLTYLGMQYCHESTSDVTLGLDIGGGSTEVVIGKGERILFMTSLKLGALTSTKRFFQMKDPSPAQIKNLKDYILTRLAPLGQDAKTYKITRAFATSGTAKAIGRLHHLETQGEALDQANGYKFLSEELGAVEQRLCDLASPTEIKSYYEIDSRRAEIILAGTLIFSKVTEIFGVPDWTVSTYGIREGIILDTYGRLNIQLNAESANQQWKSMESFAQRLHLDLDFANQLRGFSLEIFDQCLAAFPKSQLPSKIVQYRPLLEAAAYLNESGKFINFVSYHKHSYYLISQANLLGFSQEEKHVVALINRFARKKMASEQKADEYPYLKGKIDIVNFLSACIRVAKGINRSRSHKITETKINWAKGKASLELGYKKGSNVDAEIQALRKEEKSIARGWGVDVELKFSPRKAPKA
- the holA gene encoding DNA polymerase III subunit delta — protein: MKKNNLTYKHFIEALKEASKADSPKLLAVHGPSNYLKIKVEEWFTKQAAGRPVEKRGFDGLIKADYEDMLFQDSIFDPESYYVVRDVDKKGELTQALRGTKSQDSIRNHVLLLAKGKSFNPSLNKELQRLQVKTIPCFEPNPYEMSTFTVSLAKKFQLKIAPPTAKLVIDAVGTDLFKLENELRKLSLIFAEEPGEISVDHLKPYLEVLREEHAFKIDQCIMSGHAAQGQALLHNLLKRGESHLAILGILTHHCRKALLIKQLAKEGKQVKEMSQALGLPFGVVKNFIPYARRSSAAKFKSALFQCQEADMIFKSSRIQSELILSDILATLAQD
- a CDS encoding DNA gyrase inhibitor YacG; the protein is MNIKCPCCKNMTIYSPENLFRPFCSKRCQTMDTAAWAEEEYRIPTQELAMPSETDDDSWLLS
- a CDS encoding FAD-dependent oxidoreductase: MDHYDVIVIGGGIVGASTSYFLSQKGYRVLVLSQEDSATRRCMGAVQADMADLITRVEHARGQPVAEELLGFVARGFQELEQFCRPKGFVEAKGDLLFLSTDPYEQQELEKVCQVMEKVYPGTKASLIDSRFGGRYSLRIPKASMILNQTGLLQALLESVTRLVRHVTLVEERSDAIYLETDEGELSAEMVIGGAHLANQGLLGLPEGALVPYADQWQELQSPCEISEIEPGSTLFWKYKHFQLCLLDGCRIRISGARFLRKNAGIGDLEASYSEAVASELTKQAQSTLGVENLQKIHDQEMLGCRPCDELPLIGPIFGRQRSLLATGFMGQGLALGFAAGRSLADIVDQGKAPKLPRILWPERLRSLGEQ